From the genome of Nitratidesulfovibrio sp.:
CCACCGGGCTGGGCGACGGTACCGAAACCCCGGTACGCATGGCCGGGCGGGTAGGTGCCAAGCTGGTGGTGCTGAGCGGCAAGGGGGGCGTGGGCAAGAGCACCGTGGCCGTGAACCTTGCCGTGGGGCTTGCCCGCACCGGGCGCAAGGTGGGCCTGCTGGATGTGGACGTGCACGGTCCCAGCGTGCCGCGCATGCTGGGGCTTGGCCGGGCCAGGCCCGTGGCGGGCGAAGGCTGGATGGCCCCGGTGAGCGCGGGGCCGAACCTGCGGGTGATGTCGCTGGGGTTCTTTCTGCCCGACCCGGAAGTGCCGGTAATCTGGCGCGGCCCGGTGAAGATGGGCATGGTGCGCCAGTTTCTGGTGGACGTGCGCTGGGGCGATCTGGACGTGCTGGTTGTCGACTGCCCGCCCGGCACCGGGGACGAGCCGCTTTCGGTGCTGCAACTGCTGGGAGAGGACGCGCATGCGGTCATCGTCACCACGCCGCAGGGCGTGGCCGTGGACGACGTGCGGCGATCCGTGGGGTTCTGCCGTCAGATCGGCAACCCCATCCTGGGCATCGTCGAGAACATGGGCGGCTACGTGTGCCCGAAATGCGGCGAACTGACCCCGCTGTTTCCCCCTGGGGGCGGCGAGCAACTGGCGCGTGAGACCGGCGTGCCGTTCCTGGGCAGCATTCCCCTGCACCCCGACCTGACCAGTGCCGGTGATGCCGGACGCAGCCTGCTGGACGGGGAGCCGGTAGCCGGGCAGGAACCGGAGCATCCGGTGATCCGGGCCTTCGGTCCGGTGGTGCGAGCCGCCGTGGGGGTGTGCCCGCTTGTGCGGGCAACTGCGGCGGAAACAGCAGCGACTGCGAAAACTGTGGAAACTGTGGAAACTGCGGGAAATGGGGCCAACGACAACGGCGGCCATGCGCCGCAAGGGATATCGGACATGAAAATCGCCATTCCGCTGGCGGCAGGCAAGCTGTGCCAGCACTTCGGCCATTGCGAGCAGTTTGCCGTGCTGACCGTGGACCCCGGCAGCGGCACCGTGACGGGGCAGGAACTGCTGACGCCTCCGCCCCACGAGCCGGGTGTGCTGCCCGCATGGATCGCGGACACGGGAACCCGGCTGGTCATCGCCGGGGGCATGGGCGCACGGGCCCGCCAGTTGCTGGAGGAGCGCGGCGTACAGGTGCTGGTGGGCGCTTCCGCCGCAGATCCGGCAGACCTTGTGGCGGCGTGGTTCGGCAACAGTCTGGAGCTTGGCGCGAATACGTGCGACCACTGATGTCAGGCCGCCGGGCCGTGCGGGCGTTCCCCCTGCCAGGGCGGGCGGCACGGCAATGAAAACGGGCGCGGGGATATCCCCGCGCCCGTCTGTATTGCGCTCTGCTGTGTTGCGGCTCGCCTAGCGGCGGTCGCCACCACGGCCACCACGGTCGCCGCCACGGCCACCGCGATCGCCGCCACGGCGGTCGCCGCCACGGTCGCCACGGCCACCGCGATCGCCACGGTCACCGCGATCACGCGGCGGGCCGGAGGGGCGGGCGGTGTCTTCGGGGTTCCATTCGATGCCCTGTTCTTCCAGCAGCACGGCCTTGCGGCTGGCGCGGATGCGGTCGCCGTTGATCTCGATGACCTTCACGGTCATGTCTTCGCCAAGGCGCGCCACGTCGCCAGCCTGTTCCACGCGGTTGGTGTCCAGCTGCGAGATGTGCACCAGGGCTTCGAGGTTGGGCAGGATTTCGACGATGGCGCCGATTTCCAGCACCTTGCGCACCTTGCCCACGTAGTTCTTGCCCAGGTCCGCGCGCTGGTCGTAGTACTGCACCATTTCGCGGGCCATTTCCATGGCTTCGAAGGTGGGCGCGAAGATGGAGACCTTGCCGCTGTCCTCGATGTCGATGGACGCGCCGGTGGCAGCGGTGATGGCCTTGATGTTCTTGCCGCCGGGGCCGATGATGATGCGGATGACGTCGGGGTTGACGAACACCTCGGCATGCTGCGGCGCGTACTTGGACAGTTCCGTGCGGGGGGCTTCCAGCACCTTGGCCATTTCGGCCAGGATGTGCAGGCGCGCTTCGCGGGCCTGGGTCATGGCGCGGGCCATGACTTCGGTGGGCAGGCCGGTGATCTTGATGTCCATCTGGACGGCGGTGATGCCTTCGGCAGTGCCCGCGATCTTGAAGTCCATGTCGCCGAGGGCGTCTTCATCGCCAAGGATGTCGGTGAGCACCAGGTACTCGCCTTCTTCCTTGATCAGGCCCATGGCCACGCCGGCCACCGGGGCGGTGACGGGCACGCCCGCGTCCATCAGCGAAAGGCTGCCGCCGCACACTGCGGCCATGGACGAGGAGCCGTTGGATTCCATGGTTTCCGCCACCACGCGCAGGGTGAAGGGGAAGGAATCGTCAACGGGCAGCACCGGCTTCAGCGCCTTTTCGGCAAGGGCGCCGTGGCCGATTTCGCGGCGGGACACGCGCGACATCTTCACTTCGCCCACCGAGTAGGCGGGGAAGTTGTAGTGCAGCATGAATTTCTTGGTCACGTCGCCCACCAGCGAATCCATGCGCTGGCTGTCGGTGGAGCTGCCAAGGGTGGCCACCACCAGCGACTTGGTTTCGCCGCGCGCGAACAGGGCGGAACCGTGGGCGCGGGGCAGGAGGCCCGCTTCGATGAGGATGGGGCGCACGGTCTTGGTGTCGCGACCGTCGATGCGGGTGCCTTCCTTCAGGATGCGGCGGCGCACCAGCACCTTTTCCAGGGCGCTCAGCATGTCGCCCACTTCGCGGCCAAGGTTGGCGTTCTCGGCCAGGGCCGGATCGGCCAGCAGGGCTTCGAGCACTTTTTGCT
Proteins encoded in this window:
- a CDS encoding iron-sulfur cluster carrier protein MrpORP, translating into MDTDTHEQEQRCGCGGAGCGGEQHVEATGGCTGSGCGGHGDHGGRDGHAGHDATGLGDGTETPVRMAGRVGAKLVVLSGKGGVGKSTVAVNLAVGLARTGRKVGLLDVDVHGPSVPRMLGLGRARPVAGEGWMAPVSAGPNLRVMSLGFFLPDPEVPVIWRGPVKMGMVRQFLVDVRWGDLDVLVVDCPPGTGDEPLSVLQLLGEDAHAVIVTTPQGVAVDDVRRSVGFCRQIGNPILGIVENMGGYVCPKCGELTPLFPPGGGEQLARETGVPFLGSIPLHPDLTSAGDAGRSLLDGEPVAGQEPEHPVIRAFGPVVRAAVGVCPLVRATAAETAATAKTVETVETAGNGANDNGGHAPQGISDMKIAIPLAAGKLCQHFGHCEQFAVLTVDPGSGTVTGQELLTPPPHEPGVLPAWIADTGTRLVIAGGMGARARQLLEERGVQVLVGASAADPADLVAAWFGNSLELGANTCDH
- the pnp gene encoding polyribonucleotide nucleotidyltransferase, which translates into the protein MQSVFNATRVSAMVGGKEIILETGRLANQAHGAVWVQCGGTVVLVTACTQPMERDMGFFPLTVDYSEKMYAAGRIPGSFFRREIGRPSERETLVSRLIDRPVRPLFTKGFRDEVQILANVISADQENDSDVLALTGASAALSISPIPFEGPVAGARIGRVNGEFVLNPTLKEMEGSDLAIVIAASRDSVVMVEGEAQFVPEDVIVAALEWAHKEIQPLIDAQLKLVELVGKAKMAVTPPVENTELKARVDELATTELDAALRIPEKMARKDARKAVKQKVLEALLADPALAENANLGREVGDMLSALEKVLVRRRILKEGTRIDGRDTKTVRPILIEAGLLPRAHGSALFARGETKSLVVATLGSSTDSQRMDSLVGDVTKKFMLHYNFPAYSVGEVKMSRVSRREIGHGALAEKALKPVLPVDDSFPFTLRVVAETMESNGSSSMAAVCGGSLSLMDAGVPVTAPVAGVAMGLIKEEGEYLVLTDILGDEDALGDMDFKIAGTAEGITAVQMDIKITGLPTEVMARAMTQAREARLHILAEMAKVLEAPRTELSKYAPQHAEVFVNPDVIRIIIGPGGKNIKAITAATGASIDIEDSGKVSIFAPTFEAMEMAREMVQYYDQRADLGKNYVGKVRKVLEIGAIVEILPNLEALVHISQLDTNRVEQAGDVARLGEDMTVKVIEINGDRIRASRKAVLLEEQGIEWNPEDTARPSGPPRDRGDRGDRGGRGDRGGDRRGGDRGGRGGDRGGRGGDRR